Proteins from a single region of Companilactobacillus farciminis KCTC 3681 = DSM 20184:
- a CDS encoding HNH endonuclease produces MNLMTDSMLHKLRDWIANDDVIKFYHTNEWRKVRAKRLKLDHYECQVCKAQGKHTHATTVHHIKHVRDYPMQALNLNNTETICKVHHNQEHPEKLEQFHKDKFENEERW; encoded by the coding sequence ATGAACTTAATGACTGATAGTATGTTGCATAAGCTAAGAGACTGGATAGCTAATGATGATGTGATTAAGTTCTATCACACAAACGAATGGCGCAAGGTTAGAGCCAAGCGACTCAAGCTAGACCACTATGAGTGCCAGGTATGCAAGGCACAAGGCAAGCATACTCATGCCACTACTGTGCACCACATCAAACACGTTAGAGACTATCCAATGCAAGCATTAAATTTAAATAATACTGAGACTATATGCAAGGTACACCATAATCAAGAACATCCAGAAAAACTGGAACAGTTTCATAAAGATAAATTTGAAAATGAAGAACGCTGGTGA